The following proteins are co-located in the Acropora palmata chromosome 11, jaAcrPala1.3, whole genome shotgun sequence genome:
- the LOC141897689 gene encoding adenosine receptor A3-like, protein MANSSLHRNQAGTSFSACIEALSAREIVIVYNENTNLYITLSVALSLVTFFGNLLILVVLQSVSSVHPPSKALFQCLSITDLSVGLICQPLFITYLWAIEERNWSFCRTTEGLAITASAVFCGQSITTLTALSVDRLLALQLRLRYRHVVTLSRVRIFLAAIWVTNIAFPFTFYGSKPFYFLWCFGWVFMCLTLSTCCYVKIYLVLGQRQPKILPRPLGFPLAQGEIMRTRLAQMPDHSMHNFSSGEMPQLNIVRYRKTVSIALWVHAVLAICYLPHTIATAVTAWRGESMYISRNKLCGIITGMLLFFNSTLNPFLYCWKVKGVRQAVKQTIANVFRCS, encoded by the coding sequence ATGGCTAACTCTTCGTTGCATCGAAACCAAGCCGGAACTTCATTTTCTGCGTGTATTGAAGCCTTGAGCGCTCGGGAAATCGTCATCGTATACAACGAGAACACCAATCTGTATATCACTCTGTCTGTGGCGCTGTCACTGGTTACATTTTTTGGGAATCTCTTGATTCTCGTTGTTCTCCAGAGCGTTTCCTCCGTCCACCCGCCGTCCAAAGCTCTTTTCCAATGTCTGTCTATCACGGACCTTAGTGTGGGCCTGATTTGTCAACCGCTATTTATCACTTATCTTTGGGCAATTGAAGAAAGGAATTGGAGCTTTTGCAGAACGACGGAGGGCTTAGCCATAACTGCGAGCGCAGTTTTTTGTGGGCAGTCTATCACTACTTTGACTGCACTTAGTGTGGACCGATTACTTGCCCTCCAGCTCAGGTTGAGGTATCGTCACGTGGTAACTTTATCGCGCGTTCGCATTTTTTTGGCAGCTATTTGGGTTACCAATATTGCTTTTCCGTTCACCTTCTACGGCAGCAAaccattttatttcttgtggtGCTTTGGCTGGGTTTTCATGTGTTTAACCCTTTCAACTTGCTGTTACGTAAAAATTTATCTGGTTCTTGGACAGCGTCAACCAAAGATACTTCCCCGTCCGCTAGGTTTCCCTCTTGCGCAAGGAGAAATAATGAGAACGAGGTTGGCACAAATGCCGGATCACTCCATGCACAACTTCAGTTCTGGAGAAATGCCACAATTAAATATTGTCCGGTACAGAAAAACAGTCTCCATTGCCTTATGGGTGCATGCAGTTTTAGCGATTTGCTACCTGCCTCATACAATTGCCACAGCTGTCACCGCTTGGCGTGGCGAATCTATGTACATTTCTCGTAACAAACTTTGTGGGATTATTACCGGAATGCTTCTCTTCTTCAACTCAACACTCAAtccttttctttattgctggAAAGTGAAGGGAGTTCGACAAGCTGTCAAACAAACAATTGCTAATGTTTTTCGCTGCTCATGA
- the LOC141896539 gene encoding SET and MYND domain-containing protein 4-like produces the protein MNYDCQGGVFQEWFNSISNLLKQSGGLKEISSQFAKLKSDDERIVFGLSLASVEDTLVVEPSFSTKSGTEATRLRNEGNKLYQKSKYHEALEVYFYSILNAPFSSKGHELSLAYANSSAVLFNLKRFNECLRGIQLALRNGYPEELRYKVFDRQGKCFVELGKFEEARTCFGKAKQALNGSSLDEKKKDMWYKDLEVEICRVQEDEKSKRQTSTNKICMDEVFELPKLTHGHNTMLVSASCAIDIVTSSASGRHLVATRNIDVGDILVIEKPFASVLLPRHVNSHCYHCLTLTSNVIPTPCHQCSMVRYCSESCAHQSWESYHSIECRYLDLLYRAGLDGNALLAFRIVTKAGYEFLKEFRHNIQRGLSIITDREAGCDRGGVYDSSSYLPIYCLVTHSSDRSISDLFRRTMVAILLLKILQGGGFFGKIPCSREDLAFIGGLILRHLQSNPCNAHEISELQLNLSSVATSETQEIAAGIYATLSLLNHSCDPSVTRNFYGDTCVLRAIKNIPSGHEVADNYGTLCALTVKAERQEKLASQYYFTCQCDACENDFPLYSEIQNSPSPVFKCSSCCTSLHHLTLESIDHESDHEPKKTKGETVSAICPSCHYSNNLKKMKASLKSSEELYQKAMDSLLEEADAQGTVTVLESHLRLLEKLVCHPCRDFNNCQEAIKQCYNMMANCRVVTS, from the coding sequence TCAgtaatttactaaaacaaagTGGAGGGCTAAAAGAGATCTCATCCCAATTTGCAAAACTTAAATCAGATGATGAAAGGATTGTGTTTGGATTAAGTTTAGCAAGTGTTGAAGATACTTTGGTTGTGGAGCcttctttttcaacaaaatcagGGACAGAGGCCACTAGACTGCGCAATGAAGGAAACAAACTCTATCAGAAGAGCAAATACCATGAAGCATTAGAAGTGTATTTTTACAGCATTTTGAATGCACCATTTAGTAGCAAAGGCCATGAACTTTCCCTTGCTTATGCTAACAGCTCAGCagttttgttcaatttaaaGCGCTTTAATGAATGCCTGAGAGGTATACAACTAGCATTGAGGAATGGCTACCCAGAAGAACTAAGGTACAAAGTGTTTGATCGGCAAGGAAAATGCTTTGTTGAACTAGGCAAGTTTGAGGAAGCAAGAACATGTTTTGGCAAAGCTAAGCAGGCATTAAATGGATCAAGTCTagatgagaagaaaaaagatatGTGGTACAAAGACCTGGAGGTAGAAATCTGCAGAGTCCAGGAAGATGAGAAGTCAAAGAGGCAAACCTCTACCAATAAAATTTGTATGGATGAAGTGTTTGAGTTGCCAAAGCTAACTCATGGTCACAACACTATGTTAGTTTCTGCATCATGTGCCATTGATATAGTGACTTCTTCTGCATCTGGTCGACACTTAGTAGCCACTAGAAACATTGACGTAGGAGATATTTTGGTCATTGAGAAGCCATTTGCATCTGTTCTTTTACCTCGTCATGTCAACAGTCATTGCTACCATTGCCTGACGCTCACAAGCAATGTCATCCCAACCCCTTGTCATCAGTGCAGTATGGTGAGGTACTGCAGTGAATCTTGTGCCCACCAAAGTTGGGAATCGTACCATTCAATTGAGTGCCGGTACCTTGATCTCCTCTACAGAGCGGGTCTTGATGGGAATGCTCTCCTTGCATTTAGGATTGTAACAAAGGCAGGCTatgaatttttgaaagaatTCAGACACAATATTCAGAGAGGTTTGAGTATCATTACTGATCGGGAAGCAGGGTGCGACAGGGGTGGGGTGTATGATTCATCAAGCTACCTTCCGATATACTGTCTTGTGACCCATTCTAGCGATAGGAGCATTAGTGATCTCTTTCGGCGCACTATGGTAGCAATACTTCTATTAAAGATACTTCAAGGAGGAGGTTTCTTTGGTAAAATACCATGTTCACGAGAAGATTTGGCTTTTATTGGTGGTCTGATTCTGCGACACCTTCAATCAAATCCCTGCAATGCACATGAAATTTCAGAACTGCAACTCAATCTCAGTTCTGTTGCAACTTCAGAAACACAAGAAATTGCTGCTGGGATATATGCTACTTTGAGTCTACTCAACCATTCTTGTGATCCATCAGTAACAAGGAATTTCTATGGAGATACATGTGTTTTGCGTGCCATAAAGAACATTCCCTCAGGCCATGAGGTTGCAGACAACTATGGCACTCTTTGTGCACTGACTGTCAAAGCTGAGAGGCAAGAAAAGCTGGCAAGTCAGTATTATTTCACGTGCCAGTGTGATGCATGTGAAAATGACTTTCCTTTGTATTCTGAGATTCAAAACAGTCCATCTCCGGTTTTTAAGTGCAGCAGCTGTTGCACATCCCTTCATCACCTCACACTTGAGAGCATTGATCATGAGTCAGATCATGAGCCAAAGAAGACCAAAGGTGAAACTGTGTCAGCTATCTGTCCTAGCTGTCACTACAgtaacaatttgaaaaagatgaAAGCATCATTGAAGTCTTCTGAAGAGCTATATCAGAAAGCAATGGATTCTCTTCTTGAAGAAGCAGATGCACAAGGAACTGTAACAGTGTTGGAGTCACATCTTAGGCTTCTGGAAAAGCTAGTTTGCCATCCTTGTAGAGACTTCAACAACTGCCAGGAAGCCATCAAGCAGTGTTACAATATGATGGCAAACTGCCGTGTTGTTACAAGTTAG